CTGGCAACATACACGGCCTCATTTACTTTTCCACGTAATCCAGCAGTAGAAATGATATTTAGGACGTGCCCTTCACCCTGTTTTTTTAAATAAGGTAAAATTGCTTTCGTCATGTTAATAGTACCAAATACGTTTGTTTCAAACATTTCATTCATTTGTTGTTCACTTATTTCGATAAAAGGACCGAAATGACCGATGCCGGCATTGTTGACTAAACCATAAAGTGAAAAGCGGCCACTCATTTCCGCTAATTGTTTGTTCACTTCTTCTTGATTACGAATGTCCATTGGAAGAATATCAGCTCTTCCGCCAAGGGCCTCAATTTCATTTTTAACAGAAGATAGTTTTTCTAAAGTTCTTCCCGCTAAAACAAGATGAAAGCCTTGTTGACATAAAAGAATTGCTAATTCCTTGCCTAAGCCTGACCCCGCACCAGTCACAATCATTGTTTTCATAGATATTCTCCTTTGTTCATAGTTCTAACTTTCATAATAATACAAAATTCAATATACTAAAATAAAGTAAGGTTTGGGAGTGAAAAATGATGCAGCAGGATAGACGATATAGTACAATGACAGAACATGAATTACGAGAAGAAATTGCGAGTCTTCAGGAAAAAGCAAGAAAAGCGGAACAAATGGGAATGGTCAATGAGTTTGCGGTACTTGAGCGAAAAGTTGTAATGGCCAGAGCCTATTTATCTAATCCTGATATGTTTTCACCAGGTGAAATTTACGAAATTGAAGGAGATCCGGGATCTTTTTTCAAAATTGATTATATTAATGGTGTATTTGCTTGGGGATACCGATTAAATGGTGATGGACAAGACGAAGCACTACCAATTTCAATGTTAAAATGGCTTAAGTAAAATAGAAAAGCCAGAGATGAAATCTCTGGCTTTCTTTTTAAAATCAAGACTGCTTCCTAGTCTGACGCTTTAGAATGATGAGGTCCTGGGATAGCTGGGTATCGCCGTTTATTTGTGAATGGGCGTGTTTTGGGTTATACCATGGTGTAGTAAACGGTCGATTTTGAAAAAATTTTTGATTTCCCATATCGAATCCTCCCTGTAATTAAAATCAGCCTATTGAATCATTCTCGCGCTCTCCTGAAGCACGCATCCGTTCTTGTGGATGCGTATTGATTGTACCATTTGCTCTTTTTGAGGAGTATTCAGCGTGAACGTCAGGTTCACCCTCAAATTTGTTGTTATTTTGGTTAGGAAAATTTTTTGCATTGTTTCTCATGATTTACCTCCATTAAAAGGGATGAGAAAACGTGAAAAGCAAAGGCATCTACAATGCTTTCCACGTATCACTAGTATTCGACTTTTTGCTACCGGTTATGTTGTAAAAAAATGGTAACGAGGTGCTGTAATGAATGATTATCATGAGAAATTGACAAATCTTTTATTGGATAAAAATGATTATTTATCCTATGCCCAAGCAAGAATATGGGTTGAATTGCTTTGGGATGATTTTGAAACCACCTTTGTAAGAGCGGGTGTAGAATCCCTCGGTAGTGAAACAACGGAATTAGTTGTAAAACAATGGATTGAGCAATATGGAGGACACCTCCATGAATTTGCAGGAGAGAATCTAAAGTACAAAGGATATTTTGAACAAGACAAAAATACTTTACATTAAAAAAAGCGATGACATGGTTGTCACCGCTTTTGCTTTTTGCAAATGGGTAATAATAACCCCCGCTACATCGATACAACAACTACTTTTTAGCTTGTGATTAACTTGGTAAGATATCCAATTTTTTGCGAAGCTTTTCTTCGCTAAATATCCACCCTGTATATGAATTGATTATTTCTAATTGGAGATCCAAATGAACGACTGCAACAAAAGGATAGCGATTGTTGCTCCTATAGCGTAAGTCAATAAAGCGTACCTCATAAAAATCATCATATTCATCTACTTCCCATCGATAAACAGGGGAAAAAGATAGGAACGCTGAAAGATTTTTATCCTTTTTAGCTGCTTTTAGCACAGGCGTTTCGGGTATGGGGATTCGCTTAAATTCATCTAAAATGCGAAATTGATTATTCTCTGCTCGCCCCACAAAAAATGAGTGTTCATTTGTTACTGCTATTCTCCAATGATGAAATTTCATTGTTGGTGCTATAATAATTTGAGTTGCATCAGGTATGGCTTTTTTGACCTCCGTCCGGACTATCCCTTGGGCCTTAAATCTTATTAAATAATAGGCAAAGATTACGGCATACATCGCAAGGAAAGTATATCCAGGTATTGCTCCCACGATCCAGAGAATGATTCCAACAACGTGAATTGCGAATATAAATGGGTCAAATGTGTTGATGACTCCTAATGCAACCCATTTAGGTGAAAAGGGTCTAAGCGCCTGGGTACCATAAGCATTAAAAATATCAACAAAGACATGGAGAAAGACAGCAAAAAATGTCCAAAGCCATAAATGCAATAAATTTGCTCCTGGATGAAATGGGTAAACTACAGCTAGAATAGCTAAAGGCCATAGAATTACTGCTGGGATCGAATGTGTGACGCCCCGGTGATTTCGAATATATACCGCATTATTCCTAAGTTTCAAAACGGTGTCTATATCAGGTATTTGTGATCCAACAATTGCGGCGATTAAGACACTACTCGCTGTGGCAGAATTTGTTGCGACCACTGGATCAAGTGTAGCAATCCCACCAAGGGCAATGCCCATTACAACATGAGTTCCTGTATCCAAAAGGAAAGGGCCTCCTTAAATAGATTTGGTTAATAAACCTTGCCTTGAGCTGAAAACACTTCTTTTTGAAAGTTTCTGCTTATGATTAAACATTAAAATTAAAAAAATTAACCTAATTCTTCAATAACTTGTCCAACATTCTTAAAAAAATGTCCTAAATACTTAAGGATCTAATAAAGGTTATACACTTTTATATTCCCACATTTCCGCATTGTTTAACAACTTGGAGGTACAAAAGTAATGGAAAATGAGTTAAAAAATATCGGGAAAATCGATATTAAAGCATTTCAAGATGATCTAATTTCTTGGTTTAAAGAAGAACAACGAGATTTACCATGGCGCAAGGATCAAGATCCTTATAAAGTTTGGGTATCGGAAATCATGTTGCAACAAACACGAGTGGATACAGTGATTCCGTATTTCAACCGTTTCATCGATTGGTTTCCAACAATTGATGATCTAGCTAAAGCGGAAGAAGAGAAAGTCCTGAAAGCTTGGGAAGGACTCGGTTATTATTCAAGGGTTCGAAATTTACATTCGGCCGTAAAAGAGGTAAGGGAAAAGTATAAAGGGGTAGTTCCAAATACTCCAATAGAAATTGCAGAACTTAAAGGCGTCGGTCCATATACAGCAGGAGCTATCTTAAGTATTGCATATGGCATCCCAGAACCCGCTGTTGATGGAAATGTAATGAGAGTATTATCGAGGATTCTTTCTATTTGGGAGGATATAGCCAAACCCTCTTCAAGGAAAATTTTTGAAAGTGCAGTTCGCCAATTAATTTCCCAGACAGAACCTTCAGCATTTAATCAAGCTTTGATGGAGCTTGGGGCATTAATATGTACTCCTACATCCCCATCATGTTTACTCTGTCCTGTTCGTGAACATTGCCAAGCATTTTCTGAAGGAGTCCAAACAGAGCTTCCGATAAAATCAAAGAAAACCAAACAGCGCAATGTTCAGCTAATTTCTATTATTGCTACCAATGAACAAGGTAAAATTTTAATTCATAAGCGCCCTAATAAAGGACTGCTTGCAAATTTATGGGAGTTCCCAAATATTGAAATAACCCTTCCATTTCAAAATGAGAAGGAAAAAATTAAAGATCTTTTTAAGGAAACATTTGATTTGGAATTTAAACCTGAAAAAGTAATCGGTCAAATCGAGCATGTTTTTTCACATTTAATCTGGAATGTACATGTTTATAGCGGAAAAATAGTGAGAAATCCTTCTGAAAATCAGGAATGGAAATTTGTTTCTTTAGAGGAAATGGAAGACTTTGCTATCCCCGTTCCCTTTCAAAAAATGCGTCAGTTATATAAACAATAAATGAACGCCAAAATGGCGTTCATTTATTGTTAGTCGTAAGTTATTTCAGTACCATGATTTGAATCGGCCTCATGGCGTTTCATTCCACCACGATACTCGATTTCTTTTATGATCTCTGTATGGATAGTTAAGCCTTCGCTATTTAAGTAGGGAGCAATTTGTTGTAATGAGTGGTGAAAAAATGCCAGTTCACCGTTATTCCATTCTGATTTTGGAATCATAGATAACTCGGTCATATCACGTCCAACATACATTTTGATCTTCCTTTCAAAAGGATTCTTTTGTGTTAGTGTCCTTTTTACAATTGTCTTCTATACATGTTAAAGATAAAATAGGTAACAAACAGGGAAATAGAGAGGAATTAAATTATGACACAAAAGGTTGCATTAATAACAGGTAGCAGCAGAGGAATTGGGAAGGCAACAGCCCTCAAGTTAGCCCAAGCAGGATATGATATTGTCATTAATTACGCGAGAAGTAAGAAATCGGCTCTTGAAACTGCTGAGGAAATTGAAGCTCTTGGTAGAAAAGTTTTAATCGTGAAAGCCAATGTCGGTGATGTGCAAAAGATCAAAGATATGTTTGTACAAATAGATGAGGAATTTGGTCGTTTAGATGTGTTTGTAAATAATGCTGCTTCGGGTGTTCAAAGACCTATTATGGAAATTGAAGAAGCACACTGGGATTGGACGTTAAATATTAATAGCAAGGCATTGTTATTTTGTGGACAAGAGGCAGCAAAGCTAATGGAGCGAAATAATGGAGGAAAAATTGTCAGTATCAGTTCACTTGGGGCAATTCGGTATTTAAAAAATTATACAACTGTTGGGGTATCGAAAGCAGCACTAGAAGCATTAACGCGGTATTTAGCAGTGGAATTAGCTCCAAAAAACATCATTGTTAATGCTGTTTCCGGGGGAGCAGTTGATACGGAGGCACTACAGCACTTTCCAAATCGCGAACAAATTCTTCAAGAAGCGAAGGCCAAAACTCCTGCAGGAAAAATGGTGGAGATCGACGACATGGTGAATTGTGTAATGTTCCTTTTATCAGACGAATCAAGCATGATAAGAGGCCAAACCATTATTGTTGATGGTGGAATTTCTTTATTAGTCTAATTTTGAAATTTTTCCCATATAAAAAATTGGGATAGCTTTCACGTAGCTTGGTTACATTAAACACGTGGAGGTGATTAAAAGTGGCAAACTTTAATAAACAACCTAACAAAACACAAGCTGGAACTAACATTCAAGCACAATCTGCTGCAGCTCAAGGCCAATTCGGAACTGAGTTTGCAAGTGAAACAAATGCTGCAGAGGTAAGACAACAAAATGCTCAATCAGCAGGAGCACAAACTGCTAAATCTGCTGGAGCACAAGGCCAATTCGGAACTGAGTTTGCGAGTGAAACAAATGCTGCAGAGGTAAAGAAACAAAACCAACAAGCTGAAGCTCGTAAATCTCAAAATTCTGGCCAATTTGGAAAACAAAGCTAATAGAAATATCCTTAGATGGCACTCCAATACTGTTGGAGTGTCTTTTTTTTAGCCATTTAACAAGGAGTGCCTTTATTAGCTTATAAAAAAGTTTATCTTTGTTAAGGTACTAAAGTAAGTGAGTAACATTGATAAATATTCAGCACTCAAATCGCATAAGTGCAACTAGGCAATCGCCGGCGCTATGGCTTTGGCGCTAGCCAAGTTTTCTTTAAGGTGATGAATTCTTAATGGAAAATGAAAATTTTAGCAAAGAGTGATGAAATCAATGCCTCTTTTGTTTTAAATTCTCTGTCTAAACGTTATAATAGTAGAAAATAGAAATGTACTTTGTTAACTTTTGTCGTTTAAATAAGGTTATCGATAGGTTGCAAAGCGTTCAGGCAATGAAAGTAGGGGAAAATCGTGGGCGTACCCATCGAAGGTGAACCGATACAAATACATAGTTATAAACATAATGGGAATATCCACCGTGTCTGGGAAGAAACAACTGTTTTAAAAGGGACACAGAATTTGGTGATTGGTGGAAATGACCGGACACTTGTGACCGAATCGGATGGAAGAACATGGATTACCCGTGAACCAGCAATATGCTATTTTCATGCGCAGTACTGGTTTAATATTCTTGGAATGATTCGTGAAGATGGTATTTATTATTATTGTAATATTAGTTCCCCATTCATTTTTGACGGAGAAGCATTAAAGTATATCGATTATGATTTAGATATCAAGGTATTCCCTGATATGACATTTAATTTATTGGACGAAGATGAGTATGAACGCCATCGCCGGGAAATGAATTATCCTGAAGCAATTGATCAAATACTTAAAAGAAATGTTGATAAGCTAATTCAATGGATTCGCCAACGGAAAGGCCCTTTTTCACCTGAATTTATTGATATTTGGTATGAACGGTATTTGACTTACAGACGTTAATTAGTTGTTTGTAGTGAACCCCTGTTGATTTATGAATGATCAACAGGTTTTTATTTGGGGAAGGTGGGTCAATAGCCTTGAGTAGTATCCGCAGGTATCTTCAATTTGTAAAACCTTATCGCTTACAAATTATCGGAACAATTATTATAGGACTTATTAAATTTTCTATTCCTCTTATTATCCCGATGCTAATTAGGTACGTGGTAGATGATATCATTGAAAATGATGCATTAACGCAGCATGTCAAAATCACCAAATTATTTTTTATCATGGGAACCATGTTGGTTGTTTTTGTTATTTGCAGGCCACCAATTGAATATTATCGTCAATATTTTGCACAATGGACATCAAGTAAAATCCTCTATGATATTCGCGATCAGCTATATACCCACATACAAAAACTAAGCTTTAAATATTATTCAAACACCCGTGCAGGGGAAATCATTTCCCGAATGATCAATGATGTAGAACAAACGAAGACATTTGTTATTTCTGGATTAATGAATCTTTGGCTCGATATGGCAACGATTGTTATTGCGATTGGGTTAATGTTTTCAATGAGTAAATCTCTTACACTTATATCCGTATTGCTGTTTCCACTCTACGCTATTTCAGTAAGGTATTTCTTCGGGAACTTGCGGAGGCTCACCAGAATTCGATCACAAGCTCTTGCGGGGGTGCAGAGTTATTTGCATGAACGTGTTCAAGGAATGTCGGTTATCAAAAGTTTTGCGATTGAAAAATATGAGCAAGGTCAATTTGATAAACATAATAAAAACTTCTTAGATAAGGCGTTACAACACACGAGCTGGAATGCTAAATCTTATGCAGCAGTCAATACGATAACAGATATTGCCCCATTAATCGTTATTGGCTATTCAGCCTATCTGGTTATTCAGCATAACCTCTCTTTAGGTACGATGGTAGCTTTTTTCGCTTATATTGACAAGTTGTATAATCCATTGCGCAGACTTGTAAACTCTTCGACAACCATAACCCAGTCATTTGCATCAATGGATCGTATTTTCGAACTTATGGATGAAAAGTACGATATTGTTGATGCACCACATGCCATTGAATGCAAAGAGATTTTAGGCGAAATAACATTTGAAAATGTTTCTTTTTCTTACGCAGAAGGGGAGGAATTGGTTTTAAAAGAAATTTCACTTCAGGTAAAAAAAGGGGAAACCATTGCACTTGTAGGAATGAGTGGGGGCGGTAAATCAACGTTAGTCAGCTTGATTCCGCGTTTTTATGATGTAACAGAGGGTAGAATTTTATTAGATGGTATGGATATTCGTGAATTTAAGGTTCAGTCCCTTCGAGATAAAATTGGAGTAGTGTTTCAAGATAATATCTTATTTAGCGAGTCAGTAAAAGAGAATATCTTGCTAGGAATGCCAACTGCTTCTGACGAAGAAGTGATTTGTGCAGCAAAGGCGGCAAATGCCCATGAATTTATCTTAAATCTTCCAGATGGATATGACACGAAAGTAGGAGAACGAGGTGTTAAGCTTTCAGGGGGGCAGAAACAGCGTATTGCCATTGCAAGGGTATTCTTGAAAAATTCACCGTTAATTATTTTAGATGAGGCAACTTCTGCACTTGATTTGGAAAGCGAACATCTTATTCAGGAATCCCTCCAAGAGCTAGCAAGGGATCGTACCACTTTTATTGTGGCTCATCGCCTATCAACCATTACCCATGCAGATCGAATTATTTTAATTGAGCATGGAAAAATTGTTGAAGTAGGAACACATGAAGAATTAATGAAGAAACAAGGGAATTATTGTAGATTATTTCAGGTTCAACAGCTTGAAACTAAAGAAACCGAAGCAGTCAATTAACTGCTTCGGTTTTTTGTTAGCTAATCAGAATTTATATCCATAAATTCTGCTAGCGCATAAGTGCAACTACGCCTAATCATCGCCCTTTGGGGCTCGCCAATCGGCGAGTTTTCTTTATATATGCATCATTCTGTTGAAACCGACGGATCGGCCTGTTCTTTTGCGGGAAGGATTTGAACGAAGTTTTCTTCTAGATTAGCTAGAAGGGTTTTTAGCATCGTTGCCTCACTCACTTGCCCATCACTCACAAGCAATTCGATGTATTTGCTTAAAAGTTCACTTACGTCTTTTTTCCCTTTATCATGTAGATCTGAAACAAAAACTTTTGCTCCTTTTGCAATCCGGCGTTTAATGGCATCCTTTGTAAGTCCCATTTCTGGTTGATGTCTAATATAGATTGCGCCCCCAGTCATACCTGCACAAATCCATGGGCCAGGATCTCCCAAGACTAGACCACGACCATTCGTCATATATTCAAATGCAAAACCTTTGATATTTGCTTTTGAGCCAATGTTGCCATGCTCCGTTGCTGGAATAGCTTTTTTAACAAGGCCCCCAATGATAATATCTGCACCTGAAAGCCGAATACCTGCTCGTGCATCTGCATTTCCTTGGGCGATAAGTAATCCTTTTTGAGCACCATAGCCAAAGCCTTTTCCAACCGAGCCATTATAGTACTTTCCATTTTTTCCTTTAGATTTAAGAACTTGAATACTTCCACCGAATGACGTTTTTCCAACCCCATCCTGGCCTCCACCGTTCACGGTAATATGGATTCCTTCGCTATTATAAGCACCTAACCCATTTCCCGGAATAGATCCTTCTTTGTATTTTAACTGAACGGTTTGGAGATTGTGATAGGAACCGTCTAGTCTACCTCGGACCCGATGGCAAGAAACACGGCTTCCTAGTACCCTTTGATCAGATGTGATACTGACAAATTCACGGGAAGTATTCAATTCATCAACGCTCGCATCAAGATACTCTGCTCCAACTGCCATTTGCATCTGAATAGTATCTTCTGAAATCATATGTCCCATTTGAGTAACTTTTCCCATTTCAAGTTGTGATAGCAGAGATGAGAGGTCAAGCCGCTCTGCTCCTGTTATTTGTTCAAGCAAATCAGAGCGACCAACTGCATCCTGCAGGTTTTTAATGCCTGATTCAGCAGCAAGTTCTTTTAATTCCTGACCAAATGCAGTAAAAAGGTTCATAATTCCTTGAACTGCTAAATCTAATTGTCGTGGTACAAAGCGGCGTAGGCCGTGTTCCTTTGCTTGGGCCTCAGAATCAATTTGCGTAGCAATTCCAACATGACAGGTATCGAGATGACAGCCACGGCAAGTCGTACAACCAATGGCAATCATTGATAATGTGCCAAACCCAATTCGGTTTGCTCCAAGAAGCATAACCTTAATTATATCTGTTGCACTTTTTATTCCACCATCGGCCCAGATTTCTACCTTATGGCGAAGCCCACTCTCAATTAGAGCATTGTGGGCTGCTTTTACCCCTATTTCAACAGGCAACCCGACATGCTGAAGGGCATGAATTCTTGCGGCGCCTGTTCCACCGTCAAAACCGCTAAGTGTGATAATGTCTGCCCCAGCTTTAGCGATACCTACAGCAATTGTACCAATATTAGGCACAATAGGGACCTTAACAGCAATCCTTGCCTGATCATTAGCCGTTTTCAATTCATGGATCATTTGCGCTAAATCTTCAATAGAGTAAATATCATGGTTATTTGATGGTGAAATCAAGTCTGAACCAATTGTTGCATTTCTGGCTTCAGCAATCTTTGCTGTCACTTTGGAGCCAGGTAAGTGGCCGCCTTCACCAGGTTTTGCACCTTGCCCAATTTTAATCTCCAGCAGATTGGAGGAGTTTAGCAACTCAGCGTTCACTCCGAAACGTCCGGATGCAATTTGTTGTCCTCTAGTGTGCGGATATTTGCCAAGCATATCTTTAATTTCTCCGCCTTCACCATTTAAACTAATCATATTTAAGCGATTGGCACCTTCGGCATAAGCACGAAAGGCTGTTTCATTTTGGGAACCGAATGACATCGAAGAAATCACAAACGGTAGATCATGTTTACCTACACGAATATCCACTTCTTCTGGTGATAATGGGTGTATGCTCTTTTTTAACTTTGTCAAATGGCGAATGGTTGTAGGGTTATCTAATTCCTGCCCGGTAATCTTTTCACGATAAATACTGTAATCGCCAGTTCTAGCAACATCACCAATTGATTTCCAAATACGCGGGAAAACCCTGAAAGTATTTCCGATTTTTTCTTGCTCATTTTGATAATCCGCTGCTCTTGCTAAAGAATCTTTTTCCATTGCAGCAAAATTAAATTCAACCTCTTTTGACCCGAAAAAGTTTACGATATTTAAGGTATCAGTGATTTCTTCATTCAAGCCAATGGCAGAGAATAATCGGCCGTAACCACGTAATTCATGGATACCTAGAGTGGATACCACTTTTTCTAGTCCTTTGGTAAGGGCATTGTACAAGTTAATAAGTGGCTGATTCGTTTCATCTGATACGGTGATGAACATATAATACGGGCTAATCAAATCTGCTCCCAATCCAAAGGTAGTCACAATATCATGAAGTGACCTCATGGCTGCAGAGCGTACGATCAAAGAACAATCCCTTCTTAGTTCTGCCTTAACCAATGCCTGATCAACTGCGGATGTTACCAGATGCGGATCAATCCAATAAAAATTTTCTTGATTGGATTTTGCATCATCCAAAATGATAAGTGTCTTTCCAGAAGAAACTGCTTGAACGGCTTCCTCTGAAATTCTCAGAAGGGCTTCTGGGATGCTTTCATTTTTCTTAAATGTAGCTGAAATAAATGCTACTAATTTTTGTTCTTGATAATGTCGAACAATTTGATCAAAACTTGGTTGGCCTACAAATTCTGAACAGTTGAAACCTGCCTTCCCTTCTAAGAGGAGAGGATTTGTAAGTTCTAATACTATTCCAGGGTCTTCGTTTACAAAAAGGTTTGGACGTTTACCAATAATGACACGGGTTGAAAAGTGTTCTGTTTCACGGTCACGATCAATTGCAGGATTGGTCACGACAGCAACGCTCTCTTTAATAAAATCGGCAATATTTCTTCGTTCAGAATTAAGTGCTGCAAGCGGAGCATCGTGTCCAAGTGAACGAATAGGCTCGACACCTTTTTCAGCCATTTGTTCAATTAACTGGATATGATCACGTTCCCACCCAAATGATTTATATTGGCCGTTATGAATTTTATCTGGATATGTCATGGTTATTGTTTTACTCAATATTGGCTGCTTGAGACGGTTACGAGAATTCTCCACATTTATCCTTGTTGCAAAGCGGTTAAATACTTCTTCCTGATAAAGGGAGTATTCATAAACACCTAATTTCTCACCATGCCATTTGAATCCAACCTTCTCCCCAGGAGCTAACGATTTCGGCTCGTTTACATATTCTGTTGACGGGATGATGCCAGGTTCTGATGAAAATAGATATGAACTATCTGTTTCAAGCATCCAAAGTGGGCGAAGGCCAAGCGCATCTACACTAAAAACTGCCTCATCCCCGAATCTTGAAATAATGCCAGCAGGCCCCTGAGCAAAATGGCCCCATGCTTCGCGAATATAGGTATATAAGTCTTGAAGATGATCTGAATATGATTTAATTTCATTTACTATTGGAGGGAACAAAATGTCCATGACTTCAAATAAAGAATAACCATTAAGGCACATTAATGTTTCCATTGTCCGACTT
The Neobacillus sp. PS3-40 genome window above contains:
- a CDS encoding SDR family oxidoreductase; its protein translation is MKTMIVTGAGSGLGKELAILLCQQGFHLVLAGRTLEKLSSVKNEIEALGGRADILPMDIRNQEEVNKQLAEMSGRFSLYGLVNNAGIGHFGPFIEISEQQMNEMFETNVFGTINMTKAILPYLKKQGEGHVLNIISTAGLRGKVNEAVYVASKFAVRGFTESLQKEYEGTKIKFTAVYMGGMDTPFWKNNNNHIQDPSRFRSAKEVAEIILEQIVRDSIIIDSKKG
- a CDS encoding YfhH family protein, which codes for MQQDRRYSTMTEHELREEIASLQEKARKAEQMGMVNEFAVLERKVVMARAYLSNPDMFSPGEIYEIEGDPGSFFKIDYINGVFAWGYRLNGDGQDEALPISMLKWLK
- a CDS encoding YpzG family protein, with amino-acid sequence MGNQKFFQNRPFTTPWYNPKHAHSQINGDTQLSQDLIILKRQTRKQS
- a CDS encoding small, acid-soluble spore protein K codes for the protein MRNNAKNFPNQNNNKFEGEPDVHAEYSSKRANGTINTHPQERMRASGERENDSIG
- a CDS encoding YfhJ family protein; translated protein: MNDYHEKLTNLLLDKNDYLSYAQARIWVELLWDDFETTFVRAGVESLGSETTELVVKQWIEQYGGHLHEFAGENLKYKGYFEQDKNTLH
- a CDS encoding metal-dependent hydrolase, with the translated sequence MDTGTHVVMGIALGGIATLDPVVATNSATASSVLIAAIVGSQIPDIDTVLKLRNNAVYIRNHRGVTHSIPAVILWPLAILAVVYPFHPGANLLHLWLWTFFAVFLHVFVDIFNAYGTQALRPFSPKWVALGVINTFDPFIFAIHVVGIILWIVGAIPGYTFLAMYAVIFAYYLIRFKAQGIVRTEVKKAIPDATQIIIAPTMKFHHWRIAVTNEHSFFVGRAENNQFRILDEFKRIPIPETPVLKAAKKDKNLSAFLSFSPVYRWEVDEYDDFYEVRFIDLRYRSNNRYPFVAVVHLDLQLEIINSYTGWIFSEEKLRKKLDILPS
- the mutY gene encoding A/G-specific adenine glycosylase — its product is MENELKNIGKIDIKAFQDDLISWFKEEQRDLPWRKDQDPYKVWVSEIMLQQTRVDTVIPYFNRFIDWFPTIDDLAKAEEEKVLKAWEGLGYYSRVRNLHSAVKEVREKYKGVVPNTPIEIAELKGVGPYTAGAILSIAYGIPEPAVDGNVMRVLSRILSIWEDIAKPSSRKIFESAVRQLISQTEPSAFNQALMELGALICTPTSPSCLLCPVREHCQAFSEGVQTELPIKSKKTKQRNVQLISIIATNEQGKILIHKRPNKGLLANLWEFPNIEITLPFQNEKEKIKDLFKETFDLEFKPEKVIGQIEHVFSHLIWNVHVYSGKIVRNPSENQEWKFVSLEEMEDFAIPVPFQKMRQLYKQ
- the fabL gene encoding enoyl-[acyl-carrier-protein] reductase FabL: MTQKVALITGSSRGIGKATALKLAQAGYDIVINYARSKKSALETAEEIEALGRKVLIVKANVGDVQKIKDMFVQIDEEFGRLDVFVNNAASGVQRPIMEIEEAHWDWTLNINSKALLFCGQEAAKLMERNNGGKIVSISSLGAIRYLKNYTTVGVSKAALEALTRYLAVELAPKNIIVNAVSGGAVDTEALQHFPNREQILQEAKAKTPAGKMVEIDDMVNCVMFLLSDESSMIRGQTIIVDGGISLLV
- a CDS encoding gamma-type small acid-soluble spore protein; translation: MANFNKQPNKTQAGTNIQAQSAAAQGQFGTEFASETNAAEVRQQNAQSAGAQTAKSAGAQGQFGTEFASETNAAEVKKQNQQAEARKSQNSGQFGKQS
- a CDS encoding DUF402 domain-containing protein — its product is MGVPIEGEPIQIHSYKHNGNIHRVWEETTVLKGTQNLVIGGNDRTLVTESDGRTWITREPAICYFHAQYWFNILGMIREDGIYYYCNISSPFIFDGEALKYIDYDLDIKVFPDMTFNLLDEDEYERHRREMNYPEAIDQILKRNVDKLIQWIRQRKGPFSPEFIDIWYERYLTYRR
- a CDS encoding ABC transporter ATP-binding protein — encoded protein: MSSIRRYLQFVKPYRLQIIGTIIIGLIKFSIPLIIPMLIRYVVDDIIENDALTQHVKITKLFFIMGTMLVVFVICRPPIEYYRQYFAQWTSSKILYDIRDQLYTHIQKLSFKYYSNTRAGEIISRMINDVEQTKTFVISGLMNLWLDMATIVIAIGLMFSMSKSLTLISVLLFPLYAISVRYFFGNLRRLTRIRSQALAGVQSYLHERVQGMSVIKSFAIEKYEQGQFDKHNKNFLDKALQHTSWNAKSYAAVNTITDIAPLIVIGYSAYLVIQHNLSLGTMVAFFAYIDKLYNPLRRLVNSSTTITQSFASMDRIFELMDEKYDIVDAPHAIECKEILGEITFENVSFSYAEGEELVLKEISLQVKKGETIALVGMSGGGKSTLVSLIPRFYDVTEGRILLDGMDIREFKVQSLRDKIGVVFQDNILFSESVKENILLGMPTASDEEVICAAKAANAHEFILNLPDGYDTKVGERGVKLSGGQKQRIAIARVFLKNSPLIILDEATSALDLESEHLIQESLQELARDRTTFIVAHRLSTITHADRIILIEHGKIVEVGTHEELMKKQGNYCRLFQVQQLETKETEAVN